AACACCGCAGGGGTGCCCACCAACATAGCGATAGTGCGTTCACTGCAACAATCATTAGCTCGTCGTACAGCAATGACCGCAGGGAAACGCCGATTACTGCACGAGTTAGAAGATGAACTCGAGAGAATTCAACACACTGAGCCAGCGCAGTTGTTGGAAGAAACTCGCATCAAAGAAGAGATTGAAGAGCTACGTAAAAAAATTGAAAGTGTGCCATTTATTGACACTTTCGACTTACGCTTCAAAAACTATGAACGACGCCCAATACCTTCAAGCCAAGCGGTCATGTTTTGCTTGATGGATGTCTCTGGCTCAATGGACCAGGCAACCAAAGATATTGCTAAGCGCTTCTACGTGCTGCTGTATCTATTTTTAACCCGTAAATATGAAAATGTTGAAGTCGTCTTCATTCGTCACCACACTCAGGCGAAAGAAGTCGATGAGCACGAATTCTTCTATTCCCAAGAGACCGGGGGCACCATAGTGTCGAGTGCTCTAAAACTTATGCAGGAGATCGTGGAAAAACGTTATCCCAATGGTGAATGGAACATTTATGCAGCGCAAGCCTCAGATGGTGATAACTGGGCTGATGACTCACCACGCTGTAAAGAGTTGCTCAGTGAGAAATTGCTTCCACTGTGCCGCTACTATTCCTACATTGAAATTACTCGTCGCTCACATCAAACCTTATGGCACGAGTATGAAAAACTTCAGGAGTCTTTTGGAAACTTTGCTATCAAAAACATTCGGAGTACAGATGATATCTACCCCGTCTTTAGAGAGCTATTCCATAAAGAGACAGCATAGGGAGGTCATATATGGTGACAAAAACTAAATCAGCGAAATCTAGCGCTCCCGATAAAAGTCGTATGCTGCCAGACGGACCCGACTGGACATTTGATTTGCTAGAGCAGTACCACACCGAGATTCGTCGTGTGGCTGAGCACTATAAACTGGACACGTATACCAATCAAATTGAGGTAATCACCTCTGAACAGATGATGGATGCGTATTCCAGCATCGGGATGCCGATCAATTATAACCACTGGTCGTTTGGTAAAAAGTTTATTCAAACGGAACAGGGTTATAAGCATGGTCAAATGGGGTTAGCTTATGAAATTGTAATTAACTCCGACCCTTGTATCGCCTATTTAATGGAAGAAAACACGGTCACAATGCAGGCGTTAGTGATGGCCCATGCCTGCTACGGTCATAACTCTTTCTTTAAAGGGAACTATTTGTTTCAAACTTGGACTGATGCGTCGTCCATCATTGATTACCTACTTTTTGCGAAAAACTACATTCGCAAATGTGAAGAAAAGTACGGTGAAAAAGAGGTTGAAAAACTGCTCGACTCTTGTCACGCCCTAATGAACTATGGTGTCGACCGATACAAACGCCCAGAAAAAATTTCCATTGCAGAAGAGAAAGCGCGCCAAGAAGAACGTGAGGCGTATCTTCAATCGCAAGTGAATGAACTTTGGCGTACGGTACCTAAAAAGGAAAAAGAGGATGCGAGTGTAAAACGTTTTCCAAGTGAACCTCAGGAAAATATTCTCTATTTTATTGAAAAACATGCACCATTGTTGGAATCTTGGCAACGTGAGATCGTACGTATTGTGCGTAAAGTGAGCCAATACTTCTACCCTCAAAAGCAGACCCAAGTCATGAATGAGGGATGGGCAA
This genomic window from Vibrio tritonius contains:
- a CDS encoding SpoVR family protein, which produces MVTKTKSAKSSAPDKSRMLPDGPDWTFDLLEQYHTEIRRVAEHYKLDTYTNQIEVITSEQMMDAYSSIGMPINYNHWSFGKKFIQTEQGYKHGQMGLAYEIVINSDPCIAYLMEENTVTMQALVMAHACYGHNSFFKGNYLFQTWTDASSIIDYLLFAKNYIRKCEEKYGEKEVEKLLDSCHALMNYGVDRYKRPEKISIAEEKARQEEREAYLQSQVNELWRTVPKKEKEDASVKRFPSEPQENILYFIEKHAPLLESWQREIVRIVRKVSQYFYPQKQTQVMNEGWATFWHYTILNHLYDEGFVSDKFILEFLHSHTSVVAQPPYNSPYYSGINPYALGFAMFQDIKRICENPTQEDYEWFPNLAGTPWLEAVHFAMRNFKDESFISQYLSPKIIRDFKLFAIDDDDRKNFIEVSAIHDDTGYRAIREKLAAQYNLSNLEPNIQIYNVDVRGDRSLTLQYVPHDRIPLDPSYDEVLKHLHRLWGFEVKLEEVKDTGRREILSTCPKRNDYDTRI
- a CDS encoding YeaH/YhbH family protein, which encodes MAQFIDRRLNGKNKSAVNRQRFLRRYKDQIKESVADAVHRRSITNTDTGEDVSIPNRDISEPSFHQGKGGERERVHPGNDQFIRGDKIERPKGGQGGGGSGEGDASADGEGEDDFVFQISKDEYLDLLFEDLELPNLEKNQVNKITEWKSHRAGYNTAGVPTNIAIVRSLQQSLARRTAMTAGKRRLLHELEDELERIQHTEPAQLLEETRIKEEIEELRKKIESVPFIDTFDLRFKNYERRPIPSSQAVMFCLMDVSGSMDQATKDIAKRFYVLLYLFLTRKYENVEVVFIRHHTQAKEVDEHEFFYSQETGGTIVSSALKLMQEIVEKRYPNGEWNIYAAQASDGDNWADDSPRCKELLSEKLLPLCRYYSYIEITRRSHQTLWHEYEKLQESFGNFAIKNIRSTDDIYPVFRELFHKETA